In a genomic window of Aeromonas veronii:
- a CDS encoding IS4 family transposase, translating to MFNHEMILNHIDDIFGHDMHAKRALSLANATLGVIESGALAIHAIGNGLSLANGLERKHAVKQVDRLLTNTKLNVWNLFDDWVPYVVAERTEIVVSMDWTEFDADDHSTLVISLQTSHGRNTPLLWKTHQKSLLKGQRNAHEKALLTKLKQTLPEGVFVTVVADRGFGYRELFECLEQELDFAYVIRFKGNILVGYPDMEQVPASDWLTPTGRTRTLKEVELTGQRQRVERVYCCHKSGMKEPWFLASNRVDLSAAKALQLYGQRWGIETSFRDIKDYKFGMGMGEVHIKNPARRDRLFLFSALAIVLLTLLGKAGDSAGLERTIKVNTSKTRTYSFFRQGVIYYQLLPKMKEDYARLLMEKFTYYLKQHRLYTRTFGII from the coding sequence ATGTTCAATCACGAGATGATCCTTAACCACATCGATGACATATTCGGCCACGACATGCATGCCAAGCGTGCCTTGTCGCTCGCCAATGCCACTCTTGGCGTTATCGAGTCAGGAGCATTAGCCATTCATGCCATCGGCAATGGCCTCTCGCTGGCCAATGGGCTGGAGCGAAAGCATGCCGTCAAACAGGTCGACCGCCTGCTCACCAACACCAAGCTCAACGTCTGGAACCTGTTTGATGACTGGGTGCCCTATGTGGTGGCCGAGCGCACCGAAATCGTCGTTTCAATGGACTGGACCGAATTTGATGCGGATGACCACAGTACCCTGGTTATCAGCCTGCAAACCAGCCATGGCCGCAACACGCCGCTCTTGTGGAAGACCCACCAGAAATCCCTGCTCAAAGGCCAGCGCAATGCCCATGAGAAAGCGCTGCTGACCAAGCTCAAACAGACCTTGCCGGAAGGGGTATTTGTCACCGTGGTCGCCGACCGGGGCTTTGGCTATAGGGAGCTGTTTGAATGCCTTGAGCAAGAGCTGGACTTTGCGTATGTCATTCGTTTTAAAGGAAATATTCTGGTTGGCTATCCCGATATGGAACAGGTGCCAGCCAGTGACTGGCTGACGCCAACCGGACGGACTCGCACACTCAAAGAGGTGGAGCTCACCGGCCAGCGGCAACGGGTCGAGCGGGTCTATTGCTGTCACAAGAGCGGCATGAAAGAGCCCTGGTTTCTAGCCAGCAATCGGGTCGATTTGAGCGCCGCCAAGGCATTGCAACTCTACGGCCAACGCTGGGGTATCGAGACCAGTTTTCGTGACATCAAGGACTACAAATTCGGCATGGGGATGGGAGAGGTACACATCAAAAATCCGGCCCGCCGCGACCGGCTGTTTCTGTTCAGTGCGCTGGCGATAGTGCTGTTAACCCTGCTGGGCAAGGCGGGTGACAGTGCAGGTCTGGAGCGGACCATCAAGGTCAATACGAGCAAAACGCGGACCTACTCGTTCTTCCGGCAGGGGGTCATTTATTACCAATTACTGCCCAAGATGAAAGAGGACTATGCTCGCTTACTGATGGAAAAGTTCACCTATTACCTGAAGCAGCACCGGTTATATACCCGCACATTTGGAATTATTTGA
- a CDS encoding IS1595 family transposase, with product MDSQAFSSMLRSFAQLDPIQLERAQEQLRHHLQRDQLHQALANQSEAVAACPCCNSSHVIHWGRARGQQRFRCKACGKTFNQLDGSALAGLHHKHKWAAYADCLSRGLSLRAAARECAINLKTAFRWRHRFLRYALTTRAKQLAGIVEADEVFVAGSFKGRRHLDRPARRRGAKGKKRGHIPLVPLLIALDRYGRESDAVLLDKSLSQIEPSLKPLLTAGTILCTDGNLSYSTIAQNAPGVIHKRLIASAHHRVEDDVFHIQTLNNYVSRWREWMAKFHGVGTDYLENYLAWFRVVNQEPNTSCSWLLGGVTRLTYT from the coding sequence ATGGACAGCCAAGCGTTTTCCTCAATGCTGCGTTCTTTTGCCCAGCTCGACCCAATCCAACTAGAACGCGCCCAGGAACAACTTCGTCACCATCTGCAACGTGATCAACTCCATCAGGCATTGGCAAACCAGAGCGAGGCTGTCGCAGCATGCCCCTGTTGCAATTCCTCCCATGTCATTCATTGGGGACGTGCTCGTGGTCAGCAGCGGTTCCGTTGTAAGGCATGCGGCAAAACATTCAATCAATTGGATGGTTCTGCTTTGGCGGGGCTTCATCACAAGCACAAGTGGGCTGCCTATGCTGACTGCCTCAGTCGTGGGTTGTCGCTGCGAGCCGCTGCCAGAGAGTGCGCCATCAACCTGAAGACCGCATTTCGTTGGCGCCATCGCTTTCTGCGCTACGCACTGACCACTCGAGCCAAGCAATTGGCCGGGATCGTCGAGGCCGATGAGGTATTTGTAGCCGGATCATTTAAGGGACGACGTCATCTGGATCGTCCAGCAAGGCGCCGGGGCGCGAAGGGTAAAAAACGTGGGCATATACCCTTGGTCCCGCTCTTAATCGCGCTAGATCGATATGGTCGAGAAAGTGATGCTGTGTTGTTAGATAAAAGCTTGAGTCAAATCGAACCTTCCCTAAAACCACTCCTCACGGCGGGAACAATCCTGTGCACGGATGGCAATCTAAGTTACAGCACGATTGCACAGAACGCGCCGGGCGTGATCCATAAGCGGTTGATCGCCAGCGCTCATCATCGAGTAGAAGATGATGTTTTCCACATCCAGACCCTCAATAACTACGTGAGTCGTTGGCGGGAATGGATGGCCAAATTTCACGGAGTAGGGACAGACTACCTGGAAAACTACCTTGCTTGGTTTCGAGTGGTGAACCAGGAGCCGAATACATCCTGTTCATGGCTGCTTGGCGGAGTCACTCGGCTCACCTACACGTAA
- a CDS encoding ribonuclease gives MKKMIALLAGGLLLSSAAQAKGAAGEFDYYAMALSWSPEHCAVKQADRDQCSRKLGFVLHGLWPQYDRGYPSSCTRERLDPDMESQFADLYPSRFLYRHEWEKHGTCSGLSQQAFHQLASDLRQKVKIPAAYQSPEEPLRKTSFQLKADLASANQWLAPDNITVACADGGRFLQEIYICVNKEGTDAVTCSAEMQKRERRSCGQPDFLLRSVR, from the coding sequence ATGAAGAAGATGATTGCCCTGTTGGCGGGTGGTTTGTTGCTCTCCTCGGCCGCGCAGGCCAAAGGGGCGGCGGGGGAGTTTGACTATTACGCCATGGCGCTCTCCTGGTCGCCCGAACATTGCGCCGTCAAACAGGCAGATCGGGACCAGTGTTCCCGCAAGCTGGGGTTTGTGCTGCACGGTCTCTGGCCCCAGTACGATCGCGGTTACCCCAGCAGTTGCACCCGCGAACGGCTCGATCCAGATATGGAGAGCCAGTTTGCCGACCTCTACCCCAGTCGTTTCCTCTATCGCCATGAGTGGGAGAAGCACGGCACCTGCTCCGGGCTGAGCCAGCAGGCCTTCCATCAGCTGGCGAGCGATTTGCGCCAGAAGGTGAAGATCCCGGCGGCCTATCAATCCCCGGAAGAGCCGCTGCGCAAAACCAGCTTCCAGCTCAAGGCCGATTTGGCGAGCGCCAACCAGTGGCTGGCCCCCGACAACATCACGGTGGCTTGCGCCGATGGTGGCCGCTTCCTGCAGGAAATCTATATCTGCGTCAATAAAGAGGGGACGGATGCGGTCACCTGCTCTGCCGAGATGCAAAAGCGCGAGCGCCGCTCCTGTGGTCAGCCGGATTTCCTGCTGCGCAGCGTGCGTTAA
- a CDS encoding carbonate dehydratase, with the protein MIRKNPSGHLPVIDESAYIDKTAIICGKVIIKANVFVGPYAVIRADEVDANGEMEPIVIGANSNIQDGVVIHSKSGAAVTIGEYTSIAHRSIVHGPCEVGNRVFIGFNSVLFNCHIGDGAVVRHNSVIDGCDLPPEFYVPSTTRINQQSDLTHIPRVSVDATEFSEDVAHTNIDLVKGYKALANEF; encoded by the coding sequence ATGATCCGCAAGAATCCCTCCGGCCATCTGCCTGTCATCGATGAATCCGCCTATATCGACAAGACCGCCATCATCTGCGGCAAGGTGATCATCAAAGCGAATGTGTTTGTCGGCCCCTATGCGGTGATCCGCGCCGACGAAGTGGATGCCAACGGCGAAATGGAGCCCATCGTCATCGGCGCCAACTCCAACATCCAGGATGGCGTGGTGATCCACTCCAAATCCGGCGCCGCCGTCACCATCGGCGAGTACACCTCCATTGCCCACCGCTCCATCGTCCACGGGCCGTGCGAAGTAGGTAACCGGGTCTTTATCGGTTTCAACAGCGTACTGTTCAACTGCCATATCGGTGACGGCGCCGTGGTGCGTCACAACTCGGTGATCGATGGCTGCGACCTGCCACCGGAGTTCTACGTTCCCTCCACCACCCGCATCAACCAGCAGAGCGATCTGACCCATATCCCGCGGGTCTCGGTGGATGCCACCGAGTTCTCCGAGGACGTCGCTCACACCAATATCGATCTGGTCAAAGGGTACAAGGCGCTCGCCAACGAGTTCTGA
- a CDS encoding DEAD/DEAH box helicase — MSIVSFADLALSPRLQQTLGELGYATPTPIQARAIPVILAGRDLMAGAQTGTGKTAAFVLPLLQQLMQHPVSDTARPIRALVLVPTRELAVQVAESVARYGLGTGLTSTLVYGGVSIAAQVEALKNGVDLLIATPGRLLDHLRQGALSLAALRHLVFDEADRMLDMGFMDEIKALLKQIPADRQTLLFSATCDDNLFALCKVLLRDPELIEVAPRNTTAAEVEQRVYAVDSDRKLALVEHMLKVKGWAPALIFSRTRQGADKLAQQLGKSSINALAFHGDLSQSARENVLLAFRAGTLQALVATDVAARGLDISELNYVINLEFPFVAEDYVHRIGRTGRAGNKGLAITLFSPEDAPLLEKVEAVLDTRLPQQWFPGFEPDLTRVEPEPRRNSKAAQKQRARKQALSGNKGGKGKH; from the coding sequence ATGTCCATTGTCTCCTTTGCCGACCTGGCCCTCTCCCCCCGTCTGCAGCAGACCCTGGGCGAACTCGGCTATGCCACCCCCACCCCCATTCAGGCTCGCGCCATCCCGGTCATTCTGGCGGGGCGGGATCTGATGGCGGGGGCCCAGACCGGCACCGGCAAGACCGCTGCCTTTGTGCTGCCGCTGCTGCAGCAACTGATGCAACACCCGGTGAGCGACACCGCCCGCCCCATCCGCGCGCTGGTACTGGTACCAACCCGCGAGCTGGCGGTGCAGGTCGCCGAGAGTGTAGCGCGCTACGGTCTGGGTACCGGTCTCACCAGCACGCTGGTGTACGGCGGGGTGAGTATCGCGGCGCAGGTGGAGGCGTTGAAAAACGGGGTGGATCTGCTTATCGCCACCCCGGGCCGCCTGCTCGATCATCTGCGTCAGGGGGCACTTAGTCTGGCTGCGCTGCGCCATCTGGTGTTTGACGAGGCGGATCGGATGCTCGACATGGGCTTTATGGACGAGATCAAAGCACTGCTGAAACAGATCCCGGCGGATCGCCAGACCCTGCTCTTCTCCGCCACCTGCGATGACAACCTGTTTGCCCTCTGCAAGGTACTGCTGCGCGACCCGGAGCTGATTGAAGTAGCACCACGCAACACCACGGCGGCCGAGGTGGAGCAGCGGGTCTACGCGGTGGATAGCGATCGCAAGCTGGCGCTGGTCGAACACATGCTGAAAGTGAAAGGGTGGGCACCCGCGCTTATCTTCAGCCGCACCCGCCAGGGGGCCGACAAGCTGGCCCAGCAGCTCGGCAAATCGAGCATCAATGCGCTCGCCTTCCACGGCGACCTGTCACAAAGCGCACGGGAAAACGTGCTGCTGGCGTTTCGCGCCGGCACTCTGCAGGCACTGGTGGCCACCGACGTGGCGGCCCGCGGCCTCGATATCAGCGAGCTCAACTATGTTATTAACCTCGAATTCCCGTTTGTGGCCGAGGATTACGTCCACCGCATCGGTCGCACCGGCCGGGCGGGCAACAAGGGGCTCGCCATCACATTGTTCAGCCCGGAAGATGCGCCGCTGTTGGAGAAGGTGGAAGCGGTGCTCGACACTCGCCTGCCCCAGCAGTGGTTCCCGGGCTTTGAGCCGGATCTGACCCGCGTTGAGCCCGAGCCGCGCCGCAACAGCAAGGCGGCCCAGAAGCAACGCGCCAGAAAGCAGGCGCTCTCTGGCAACAAGGGTGGCAAAGGCAAACACTAA
- a CDS encoding S-adenosyl-l-methionine hydroxide adenosyltransferase family protein: MDIHTAPRTIALALMLASGIAVANEALVIQTDFGLKDGAVSAMKGVAFGVDRTLPLYDLTHEIPAYNIWEASYRLYQTLQYWPKGTVFVSVVDPGVGTDRKSVVLKTKSGHYIVTPDNGTLTLVAEHFGIDTVRQIDEKTNRLKGSEKSYTFHGRDVYAYTGARLASGAITYEQVGPKLPAKVVKIPYQAAVAEKDGTLKGTIPILDVQYGNVWTNIDDALLTKAGINKGDTACIKISEGSAVKYDGKAPYVSSFGDVPEGQPLVYLNSLLQVSVALNMDSFAAKHQVQSGANWHIRLKKCS; encoded by the coding sequence ATGGATATTCACACCGCTCCCCGCACTATCGCGCTCGCCCTCATGCTGGCCAGTGGCATCGCCGTTGCCAACGAAGCGCTAGTGATCCAGACCGACTTTGGCCTTAAAGATGGCGCCGTGTCGGCCATGAAGGGGGTTGCCTTCGGGGTGGATCGCACCCTGCCGCTCTATGACCTGACCCACGAGATCCCGGCCTACAACATCTGGGAAGCCTCCTACCGCCTCTATCAGACCCTGCAGTACTGGCCCAAGGGCACCGTGTTCGTCAGCGTGGTGGATCCGGGTGTCGGCACCGATCGCAAGTCGGTGGTGCTCAAGACCAAGAGCGGCCACTACATCGTCACCCCGGACAACGGCACCCTGACTCTGGTTGCGGAGCACTTCGGCATCGACACCGTGCGCCAGATCGACGAGAAGACCAATCGCCTCAAGGGCTCCGAGAAGTCCTACACCTTCCATGGTCGTGACGTCTATGCCTACACCGGCGCCCGGCTCGCCTCCGGCGCCATCACTTACGAGCAGGTGGGCCCGAAACTGCCTGCCAAGGTGGTGAAGATCCCCTATCAGGCTGCGGTAGCCGAGAAGGATGGCACCCTCAAGGGCACCATCCCGATCCTCGATGTGCAGTACGGCAACGTCTGGACCAATATCGACGATGCGCTGCTGACCAAGGCAGGGATCAACAAGGGAGATACCGCCTGCATCAAGATCAGCGAAGGCTCCGCGGTCAAATATGACGGCAAGGCCCCCTACGTCAGCAGCTTTGGCGATGTGCCAGAAGGGCAGCCGCTGGTCTACCTCAATAGCCTGCTGCAGGTGTCGGTAGCGCTGAACATGGATAGCTTCGCCGCCAAGCATCAGGTGCAATCCGGTGCAAACTGGCATATCAGACTGAAGAAGTGTTCCTGA
- a CDS encoding adenosylcobalamin-dependent ribonucleoside-diphosphate reductase, whose product MAKSNPVLESGPGSALIPMQETSLEIWDSKYRLKSKDGAPIDGTIDETYQRVARALAALEGEPDAWYEPFLWALRNGAIPAGRITSNAGAFEHKPATSTINCTVSGTIEDSMDDILGKVHEAGLTLKAGCGIGYDFSTLRPRGAFVSGAGAYTSGPLSFMDIYDKMCFTVSSAGGRRGAQMGTMDIRHPDVIEFIQAKREDGRLRQFNLSLLITEEFVKAVKEDAPWSLIFPYTAKEVEQDGIALDDPAQVLWADWPNKEGVVINALGQVACKVYKTLPARKLWNVIMTSTYDYAEPGFILIDKVNQMNNNWFCEEIRATNPCGEQPLPPYGACLLGSVNLTQFVREPFTDRAAFDWLAFRKVVAIFTRMLDNVVEINQLPLAKQREEITAKRRHGMGFLGLGSTLTMLQIKYGSAASVAFTEQVSQELAMTGWQESLRLAKEKGPAPIMEQEFEVTGKMLRLRPEMAADGIKVGDKVKGKVLHARYSRYMQQVAEVDPALVAELAEVGGRFTHHSSIAPTGTISLSLANNASNGIEPSFAHHYSRNVIKPGKKSKESVDVYSYELLAYRELVSPAAMPYSEDDASRLPDYFITADNISPAQHVDIQAAAQRWIDSSISKTANVPTDFPFEQFKDIYMYASDSGLKGCTTFRFNPAAFQGVLVKEQDLENTLYEFTLEDGSVVTAKGNEEIEYDGELHTAANLYDALKEGYYGKF is encoded by the coding sequence ATGGCTAAATCCAACCCTGTTCTGGAGAGTGGACCCGGTTCTGCCCTCATCCCCATGCAGGAAACCTCCCTCGAGATCTGGGACAGCAAGTATCGCCTCAAGAGCAAGGATGGGGCGCCCATCGACGGCACCATAGACGAGACTTATCAGCGAGTTGCCCGGGCGCTGGCAGCCCTGGAGGGCGAGCCCGATGCTTGGTATGAGCCCTTCCTGTGGGCCCTGCGCAATGGTGCCATCCCTGCGGGTCGTATCACCTCCAATGCAGGGGCCTTCGAGCACAAGCCCGCCACGTCTACTATCAACTGCACTGTCTCCGGCACCATCGAAGATTCGATGGATGACATTCTCGGCAAGGTGCACGAGGCCGGCCTGACCCTGAAAGCGGGCTGTGGCATCGGCTATGACTTCTCGACCCTGCGTCCGCGTGGTGCCTTCGTCTCCGGCGCCGGAGCCTATACCTCAGGCCCACTCTCCTTCATGGATATCTACGACAAGATGTGTTTCACCGTCTCGTCGGCGGGCGGCCGTCGCGGCGCCCAGATGGGCACCATGGATATCCGCCATCCCGATGTGATCGAGTTCATCCAGGCCAAGCGGGAAGATGGTCGCCTGCGCCAGTTCAACCTCTCTCTGCTCATCACCGAAGAGTTCGTCAAGGCGGTGAAAGAGGATGCACCCTGGTCGCTGATCTTCCCCTACACCGCCAAGGAGGTGGAGCAGGACGGCATAGCCCTGGATGACCCTGCACAGGTACTCTGGGCCGACTGGCCCAACAAGGAGGGAGTGGTGATCAACGCGCTGGGGCAGGTCGCCTGCAAGGTCTACAAGACCCTGCCAGCCCGCAAGCTGTGGAATGTCATCATGACCTCCACCTATGACTATGCAGAGCCCGGTTTCATCCTGATCGACAAGGTGAACCAGATGAACAACAACTGGTTCTGTGAAGAGATCCGTGCCACCAACCCCTGTGGTGAGCAGCCCTTGCCCCCCTATGGCGCCTGCCTGCTGGGCTCGGTCAATCTGACCCAGTTTGTGCGCGAGCCTTTCACCGATCGTGCCGCCTTCGACTGGCTGGCGTTTCGTAAGGTAGTGGCCATCTTCACCCGCATGCTCGACAACGTGGTGGAGATCAACCAGCTGCCGTTGGCCAAGCAGCGCGAGGAGATCACCGCCAAGCGCCGTCACGGCATGGGTTTCCTCGGGCTTGGTTCGACCCTCACCATGCTGCAGATCAAGTACGGCTCTGCCGCTTCTGTCGCCTTCACCGAGCAAGTCTCCCAGGAACTGGCGATGACCGGCTGGCAGGAGTCCCTGCGTCTTGCCAAGGAGAAGGGTCCGGCGCCTATTATGGAGCAGGAGTTTGAGGTGACAGGCAAGATGCTGCGGCTGCGCCCCGAGATGGCGGCTGATGGCATCAAGGTGGGTGACAAGGTGAAGGGCAAGGTGCTGCACGCACGCTACAGCCGTTACATGCAGCAGGTTGCCGAAGTGGATCCTGCCTTGGTGGCTGAGCTGGCCGAGGTGGGTGGCCGCTTTACCCACCACAGCAGTATTGCGCCGACCGGTACCATCTCCTTGTCACTGGCCAACAATGCCAGCAACGGCATCGAGCCGAGCTTTGCCCACCACTACAGCCGCAACGTCATCAAGCCGGGCAAGAAGAGCAAGGAGAGCGTCGACGTCTACTCCTATGAGCTGCTAGCCTACCGCGAGCTGGTGAGTCCGGCCGCCATGCCTTACTCGGAGGATGACGCGAGCCGCCTGCCGGACTACTTCATCACGGCCGACAACATCAGCCCGGCCCAGCACGTGGACATTCAGGCTGCGGCCCAGCGCTGGATCGACTCCTCCATCTCCAAGACCGCCAACGTGCCGACCGACTTCCCGTTTGAGCAGTTCAAGGACATCTACATGTATGCCTCGGACTCCGGGCTCAAGGGTTGCACCACCTTCCGTTTCAACCCTGCAGCTTTCCAGGGGGTGCTGGTGAAGGAGCAGGATCTGGAGAACACCCTGTATGAGTTCACCCTGGAGGATGGATCAGTCGTCACGGCGAAAGGGAACGAAGAGATCGAATACGATGGTGAGCTGCATACGGCCGCCAACCTCTACGACGCCTTGAAAGAAGGCTATTACGGTAAATTCTGA
- a CDS encoding NrdJb: protein MVKKIDRKIVAYQVKTRDEPQQPPVQDDVVHMHETVLRPERLMGTTYKLKTPEHVSEHSLFITINDIILNEGTVHETRRPFEIFINSKSLEHYQWIVALTRIISAVFRKGGDVTFLVEELRSVFDPKGGYWNKGKYVPSLIAEIGNVIETHLTEIGMLKVAGLDEHQQAFLAEKQAELKAAQDTEVQQPSSGFPANAALCYKCHTKAIVLKDGCTTCLNCGDSKCG, encoded by the coding sequence ATGGTCAAGAAAATCGACAGGAAAATCGTCGCCTACCAGGTGAAAACCCGGGATGAACCGCAGCAACCCCCTGTGCAGGATGACGTGGTGCACATGCACGAAACCGTGCTGCGTCCGGAGCGGCTGATGGGCACTACCTACAAGCTGAAGACGCCGGAGCATGTCTCCGAGCACTCGCTGTTCATCACCATCAACGACATCATTCTCAACGAAGGCACGGTTCACGAGACCCGCCGTCCGTTCGAAATCTTCATCAACTCCAAGAGCCTGGAGCACTACCAGTGGATCGTGGCGCTGACCCGCATCATCTCGGCGGTGTTTCGCAAGGGTGGCGATGTCACCTTCCTGGTGGAGGAGCTGAGATCCGTGTTCGATCCCAAGGGCGGCTACTGGAACAAGGGCAAGTACGTGCCTTCTCTCATTGCCGAGATTGGCAACGTGATCGAGACCCACCTCACCGAGATAGGCATGCTCAAGGTGGCCGGGCTGGACGAGCATCAGCAGGCGTTTCTGGCCGAAAAACAGGCCGAGCTGAAGGCGGCTCAGGACACGGAAGTTCAGCAGCCGAGCAGTGGTTTTCCGGCCAATGCCGCGCTCTGCTACAAGTGCCACACCAAGGCGATCGTGCTGAAAGATGGCTGCACGACCTGTCTCAACTGCGGCGATTCCAAGTGCGGCTGA
- a CDS encoding cytochrome b/b6 domain-containing protein: MPSKKGDPFRWDPLVRLTHWGVAAVCIGNLWVNEAGEEWHEWLGYGAIALITLRLLWGLTFARGYARLGALIPSGEDFRQQAREMRERQPPAPGHHGSGKLAVWALWLVVLATAGSGWFQNTEMGFELGADEWHEGCVVALQGLIGLHLLAIVFTSWCQRSNLVTRMLPAIGRRSSTQSGSNEQT; the protein is encoded by the coding sequence ATGCCAAGCAAAAAGGGTGATCCCTTTCGCTGGGATCCGCTGGTTCGCTTGACCCACTGGGGAGTTGCTGCTGTTTGCATCGGCAACCTCTGGGTTAACGAAGCGGGGGAGGAGTGGCACGAGTGGTTGGGTTACGGCGCGATTGCCCTTATTACCCTGCGCCTGTTGTGGGGGCTCACCTTTGCCCGTGGCTACGCCCGCCTTGGTGCCCTCATACCCAGCGGTGAGGATTTTCGCCAGCAGGCGCGCGAGATGCGTGAGCGGCAACCTCCGGCCCCGGGTCATCACGGCAGTGGCAAGCTGGCCGTGTGGGCGCTTTGGCTGGTGGTGCTGGCCACAGCTGGCAGCGGCTGGTTTCAAAATACCGAGATGGGTTTTGAACTCGGGGCTGACGAGTGGCATGAGGGGTGCGTGGTGGCGCTGCAGGGGCTGATTGGCCTGCATCTGCTGGCCATCGTGTTCACCTCCTGGTGTCAGCGCAGCAATCTGGTCACCCGGATGCTGCCCGCCATCGGGCGTCGCTCATCCACCCAGAGCGGCAGCAACGAGCAAACCTGA
- a CDS encoding cytochrome b562 — MLKTVRPLLLPLMFGLMTLPAVAGDLEQPMKKIGFNYKQAVKADDAATMEKYINEMKAQLDVAKQKNMPAAKKEKFLEGMNEVQSELDASLAALKAGDEAKAREHLAKVNDLKKEYHKYAKQKG; from the coding sequence ATGTTGAAAACCGTCCGCCCCCTGCTGCTGCCCCTGATGTTTGGCCTGATGACCCTGCCTGCCGTGGCGGGTGATCTGGAACAGCCGATGAAGAAGATTGGCTTCAACTACAAGCAGGCCGTCAAGGCTGATGATGCAGCCACCATGGAGAAGTACATCAACGAGATGAAAGCCCAGCTGGACGTGGCCAAGCAGAAGAACATGCCAGCCGCCAAGAAAGAGAAATTCCTTGAAGGGATGAATGAGGTACAAAGCGAGCTGGACGCCAGCCTGGCCGCACTCAAGGCGGGTGATGAGGCCAAGGCGCGCGAACATCTGGCCAAGGTCAACGACCTGAAGAAGGAGTACCACAAATATGCCAAGCAAAAAGGGTGA
- a CDS encoding PhoH family protein: MDNTDRKLFILDTNVLLHEPLAIYSFKEHDVLIPMTVLEELDNIKDRHKDVSRDARVAIRALEDVFRDATPDQITQGVPLAGEASGHICIFSDHHLPQDAEVFTDKEADNRIINAALYLQKHELKRQVVLVTKDINMRLKAKGAGLAHVEDYRSDQLIDDIRLLAKGFQVVPGSFWERVGECESETHGRDTIHVIDANLLEGVHVNQYLVDEENFFAARVLSHDGNKIRIKDLGRERLMSRKAWGVHPKNVYQGMALDALLDPHIDLVILTGPAGCGKTLLAMAAALELVIEKGIYEKVIVTRNTPEIAESIGFLPGTEEEKMMPWLAAVTDTLEVLHKQDENMSGSLSYIMEKANIQFKSVNFMRGRSIQNTFVLLDECQNLTASQIKTIITRCGEGTKIVCSGNLAQIDSNYLSPVTSGLTYIVERFKDFDGSANIFLNGVVRSRLASFAEENL, encoded by the coding sequence ATGGACAATACGGACCGAAAGCTGTTTATCCTGGATACCAACGTTCTGCTTCACGAACCCCTCGCGATCTACTCCTTCAAAGAGCACGATGTGCTCATTCCCATGACGGTGCTGGAAGAGCTCGATAACATCAAGGATCGCCACAAAGATGTCAGCCGCGACGCGCGGGTGGCCATTCGTGCGCTGGAGGATGTATTCCGCGATGCAACCCCGGATCAGATCACCCAGGGCGTTCCGCTGGCTGGCGAAGCGAGCGGCCATATCTGCATTTTCAGCGATCACCATCTGCCGCAGGATGCCGAGGTGTTCACCGACAAGGAGGCCGACAACCGCATCATCAACGCAGCCCTCTATCTGCAAAAGCACGAGTTGAAGCGTCAGGTGGTGCTGGTCACCAAAGACATCAACATGCGCCTCAAGGCCAAAGGGGCCGGGCTTGCTCACGTTGAAGACTACCGCAGCGACCAGCTGATCGACGATATCCGCCTGCTGGCCAAAGGCTTTCAGGTGGTGCCCGGCAGCTTCTGGGAGCGGGTTGGCGAGTGCGAGAGTGAGACCCATGGCCGCGATACCATCCATGTGATCGATGCCAATCTGTTGGAAGGCGTTCACGTAAACCAGTATCTGGTGGATGAAGAGAATTTCTTCGCCGCCCGGGTGCTCAGCCACGATGGCAACAAGATCCGCATCAAGGATCTGGGCCGCGAGCGGCTGATGTCCCGCAAGGCGTGGGGGGTTCATCCCAAGAACGTCTATCAGGGGATGGCACTCGATGCCTTGCTCGATCCACACATCGATCTGGTGATCCTGACCGGCCCGGCCGGTTGCGGCAAAACCTTGCTAGCCATGGCTGCTGCGCTGGAGCTGGTGATTGAGAAGGGCATTTACGAGAAGGTGATCGTCACCCGGAATACCCCGGAAATTGCTGAAAGCATCGGCTTCCTGCCCGGCACCGAAGAGGAGAAGATGATGCCTTGGCTGGCGGCGGTAACCGATACTCTGGAGGTGCTACACAAGCAGGACGAGAACATGAGTGGCTCGCTCAGCTACATCATGGAGAAGGCCAACATCCAGTTCAAATCGGTCAACTTCATGCGCGGGCGCAGCATCCAGAACACCTTCGTGCTGCTGGATGAGTGCCAGAACCTGACCGCTTCCCAGATCAAGACCATCATCACCCGCTGCGGTGAGGGAACCAAGATAGTCTGCTCCGGTAACCTGGCACAGATCGACTCCAACTACCTGAGTCCGGTGACCTCGGGTCTCACCTACATCGTCGAACGTTTCAAGGACTTCGACGGCAGTGCCAACATCTTCCTTAACGGTGTGGTGCGCAGCCGACTGGCTTCGTTCGCCGAGGAAAATCTCTGA